In one window of Frigoriglobus tundricola DNA:
- a CDS encoding SDR family NAD(P)-dependent oxidoreductase: protein MLMGKTALVTGSSQGIGLGVAQAFAASGARVVVTSEKPLANCPEVQRLLSDYEHTRYVRADLLAEGAPEQLVADAWAQFGSIDVLVNNLGTYREPPLDRITRDHFDFIFRLNVWVPVAVTREVVRRARAAKRGGRILFSTSLNATRSEPLHTLYDASKGAVNALTRQLAVELAPLGFTTAAVAPGLVETPLTDFGLKSSPAERDAITAQIPLRKIATVEDVAWWYVFLASDRASYSTGSVFTVDGGLDAQQMATRPVTDAERV from the coding sequence ATGTTGATGGGTAAGACCGCGCTCGTCACCGGGAGCAGCCAGGGCATCGGGCTGGGCGTCGCGCAGGCGTTCGCCGCGAGCGGGGCCAGGGTGGTCGTCACGTCCGAGAAGCCGCTCGCCAACTGCCCCGAGGTGCAGCGGCTCCTCAGCGACTACGAGCACACGCGGTACGTTCGGGCCGATCTGCTCGCGGAGGGCGCGCCGGAACAGCTCGTCGCGGACGCCTGGGCCCAGTTCGGGTCGATCGACGTGCTGGTGAACAACCTCGGGACGTACAGGGAACCGCCGCTGGACCGGATCACCCGCGACCACTTCGACTTCATTTTCCGGCTCAACGTCTGGGTGCCGGTGGCGGTCACGCGGGAGGTGGTGCGCCGCGCGCGGGCGGCGAAGCGCGGCGGCCGCATCCTGTTCAGCACGTCGCTCAACGCGACGCGGTCCGAGCCGCTCCACACGCTGTACGATGCCAGCAAGGGGGCCGTGAACGCGCTCACGCGGCAGCTCGCGGTCGAACTCGCCCCGCTCGGGTTCACCACCGCCGCCGTCGCGCCGGGCCTGGTGGAAACGCCGCTCACCGACTTCGGGTTGAAGTCGTCGCCCGCCGAGCGCGACGCGATCACCGCCCAGATCCCGCTCCGCAAGATCGCGACCGTCGAGGACGTCGCGTGGTGGTACGTGTTCCTCGCGTCCGACCGCGCGAGCTACAGCACCGGGAGCGTGTTCACCGTGGACGGCGGACTGGACGCGCAGCAGATGGCCACGCGCCCCGTGACGGACGCGGAACGGGTGTGA